In Desulfovibrio sp. TomC, the sequence GTTGCGCAGCGCCTTGTACTGGCCAAGGCCCACGGACTGGCCGGCAGCGGCGGGCCAGGCGGAAAGGAGCAGGAGCAGGACGAAAAGGCGGATGACGGCAAAGCGCATGGTGCTGTCCTTGTCCAACGCCTCAGCCCGCACGCCGGGGGGCGATGGGGAAGATGGCGAGCTTGAGAAAGTCGGTTTCGGTGATGATGCCGACCAACTCCCCGTCTGAAACAACAGGCAGGCAACCGTACTTGTTAAAAATCATGGATTCCGCCGCTGTGCGCAGGGCCGTGTCCGGGGTCACCGTGGCCACATCGGTGCGCATGATCTCACGCAGCGGCGTGCCGGGGTCTTTTTTATGTTCCAATGACAGGAGATCCCGTTGGGTGACCAGTCCCGACAGCCGGCCCTCGTCGTCCACCACCGGAACATGGCGGATGAAAAGCTCCTGCATGGCGGCCAAGGCGTCGGCCAGACAATCTGTTTCCTTGAGACATCGCAACTGGCTGGTCATGAGGTCGGCTACGAACATGCCGTTTTCTCCAGGCGGCGCGGATGGCAAACGGTGCGCCGTATGGTCAAATCCTTGCCGAAGAGCCGCAGCAAGTCAAGTCGGCAGCCAGGAGCGCGGCGGCCGGAAGCCGGAAGACGCCGTCCGGCAATCCCAGGCCTTGCGGCCGGAGGCCCCCTTCCGTAGGGTGGGGTACGGAGGGACGTATGCGGCTGCGGTGGAAATTCTTTCTGGTCCTGCTCGCCTTCAGTCTGGCGCCCATGGTAGTGCTGACGGGCTTTAACCGCAACCATGTGGAAAAGCTCGGCCGGGCCATTGCCAATGAGGGCCGCGCGGTCATGGAAGACGTGGTCAAAAACGAGCTGCGCCAGACCGCCGAAGATTTCTCCCTGATCATCCGCCGCTCCAAAAGCGCCCTGGACTTCAGTCTGGCCATGGCCGCCGCCGAGGCCGAACGGATTCTCTACGCCCCGCCCCTGGCCCAGGCCCCGGCCGCGGCCGACGCCTCCCGACCCGGCCTCTACCTGCCGACCGGCGCGAGGCCCAATGTCGACCGCATCGGGCGGCTGGCCGCCCTGGCCCCCACCATCACCCTCCTTCGCGAGGAACTCGGCGACATCGTGCTCTTTGCCGCCGTCGCCCTGGAAGACGGAACCTACGTCACCTTCCCGGGCCGCTCCAGTCTGCCGGCCGACTACGATCCCCGGCAACGCCCCTGGTATCAGGCGGCCAAGGCGGCCTTTAACCCCAGGAAACCCGGTTCTCCGGGCGTCATCTGGAACGATCCGGCCGTGGACGCGGCCACTGGCAAACTGACCCTGACCCTGTCGCGGCCGCTCATTGCCCCGGGAGGAACGTTTGCCGGCGTGGCCAGCCTGGACGTGCCGCTGGACCGGATGCTCCAGGAGCAGGAAATCGCCTCCCAATGGTCCGAGGCCATGCGCGCCTTTCTGGTGGCCCCGGTCCACGACCCCAAAACCGGCAAGGCGTCCCTGTACGTCTGGGCCAGGCAGTCGGGAGACGACCACGGCCGGGACTGGAAAAGCGCGGTCAATTTCGAGAGCCTGACCTCCAGCGACACGACCGCCTTCGCCGCGCTGCTGGCCTCCCTGGAACACAGCCGCTCCGGCGTGGCCGACCTGCCCTACGGCGACGAGCCGTCGTTTTGGGCCTTTGCCCGGCTGCTCCAGGACGCCTCCCTGGTCATCATCGTGCCCAAGTCCATGCTGACTCCCCTGGCGGACCAGACCGGCCGGGAGATCCTGGCCGCCACCAACCAGATCGTGCGCCTTTCCGGCGGAGCCATGGCCGTCGTCCTTCTCGCCGTGGCCCTGGCCGCCTTTTTCAGCACCCGCACCTTCATCCGGCCGCTCATGACCATGATTGACGCCTGGAAGCGCCTGGGCAGCGGCGATTTCACCGTCCGCCTGGACGAGCGCCTGGGCGACGAGCGCCAGTCGCTCATAGACGCCTTTAACGAGACCGTGCCGGTCCTGGCCGACCATGTGCGCCTGCAACGCTCCATGGAACTGGCCCAGGAGGTGCAGCAAAACCTCTTGCCGGCCGCGCCGCCGGAGATTCCGGGCCTGGACGTGGCCGGGGTGTCCTTGTCGTGCGACGAAACAGGCGGGGACTACTTCGATTATCGGGCGGTTTTCCGGGACGGCTCGATCAGTCTGGACACGGCGGTCGGCGACGTCACCGGGCACGGCGTGCCTTCGGCGTTGCTCATGGCCACGGCCCGGGCGCTGCTGCTGGCCACCGAGGACAGCGAGACCCCGTCCGGCCGGGTGCGCCGGGCCAACCGGCTGCTGTGCCGCGACGTGGCCGATTCAGGCCGGTTCATGACCTTGCTGGCCCTGGAAATCCGACCCGACGCCGGTGAGGCCTGCTACGTCCGGGCCGGCCACGATCCGGCCCTGCTCTACGACCCGGGCCGCGACGCCTTCCAGGAATGGCCGGGCGCCGGCCTGCCCCTTGGCATCGAACCGGAGTACGCCTACGCCGAGTACGTCATGCCCTTTGCCACTCCGGGCCTGGTGCTGGTCCTTGGCACCGACGGCATCTGGGAAGCCCGCAATGCGGCCGGAGAGATGTATGGCAAGGTGCGCTTTCGCGAGGCCATCCGCCGGGCGGCCGGGCTGTCCGCTGCCGGGGTTGTGGCGGCAGTGCTGGCCGATCTGGCCGCCTTTCGCGGCGATCGCCGTTCGGAAGACGACGTGACCCTGGTCGTGGTCATCAAGACGTAAGCCTCGAAGCGCTGCGGCCCCCGCCTTTTCAAATCCCAGGCCTGGAATCGGTTTCCAACAGCGTCACCACGATATCGCGGCGTTTGCCGATCTTTTCAGCCGCAGCCATATTGGGCACAGCCACGTCGATGCTGTGGCGATAGCGTTGGTGCATGGTGTCTTCGATGGTAAAAACGCCCAGGCCCTCGATGTGGACTTTGTCGCCGAAACTCCAGCCCGAACGCAGCAGATCCCGCGACACGGCCACGATCCCCGGCCGGATGCGCGTCCCGATGGCGGTGCCGGATTTGGTGCCCGGACCGCCGTTTTCCCGGGGGCTTGGCGTATAGGCCGTCACCGTGGCCGCGATGCGGTTTTTGGAAGAAATGTTTCTCAGGGAAACCTTTTTGTGCTTCGATGCCTCGGCCGTTGCGGTCAAGAAGAAAACAGCAAGAATGATTGTAATGACTCTCATGGAATGAACACCTCCATGCAGTGTTTCAGACTCCGACCAGTGTAAAAACAACAGTGGTCAAAACGTCTTGGAAGTATGATCCTGAGTGCGGCGGTCATGGATCGGAGGGTGGTTGGCGATATGAAGAACACTCTCGGAGATGAAGCGAGCCGCGAAGATGATGCGGAGTAGTTCTTGTGCCGTTGTGAGGGGCGCTTCCTAGTAAAGCTCCCGAGGGATGTCAACCCGAAACCGGCTGTTTCCGCTTGCCTGAAATATTTTTTAATACTTCGTTTAATTTGTATAAAATCACATAGATACAAGACAAAAAACCAAAAAAAGCCCCCTGCGACGCCCAGTTTTTTCTCCCGGGCGGCAGCCCGGTTTTCCGAGTAAAGTCGTGTGATTTGAGGACTTGTCGCGTCCGGCCCCGAACCCTTGCGTCCAGGGCCGCTCCCGGCTACGGTAGAAGGCCGCGCCGGCGTGTCGTTTCGGCCGTGCGCCAAAGGAACCGATCATGACGATAACCCGCGCCACACCTGTCCTTATGGTCGACGACGTGGGCCGCGCCGTGGCCTTTTACTGCGACATCCTGGGCTTTGCCTTTGTCGTCGGCGTCCTCGAGTCCAGCCGCGAGACCGTGGCCGTCTGGCCCGCCCCCGGCCCTCTGGCCTTCGCCCTGGTGGAATGCGGCCAGGCCCGGTTCATGTTCGAGACCCGCGCCGCCCTGGCCGGGGAACTGCCCCGGTTTGCCGAAACCAAGATCGGCGGTTCGCTCATCCTCTACCTCGATTGCGACGACCTCGACGCCCTCTACGCCCGCTTAAGCGAGCGCACGCCCTTTCTCAAAGCGCCCCACAAGACCTTTTACGGCACCCGCGAATGCAGCTTCCAGGACCCCAACGGCTATGTCCTGACCTTCGCCGAAGCCGTCGCCCAAACCACAACCCCTCCGGAGACGCCCGCATGACCCTGTCTGCCGATCTTTTCGCCAAAGCCCAGACCCTCATCCCCGGCGGCGTCAACAGCCCTGTGCGCGCCTGCCGCAGCGTCGGCTGCGACCCGCTGTTCATTGCCTCGGCCGCCGGCTCCAAAATGACCACCGTGGAAGGCCGGGAGATGATCGATTACGTCATGTCCTGGGGGCCGATGCTGCTTGGCCACTGCGACCCGGACGTCACCGCCGCCATCTTCGCCGCCGTGCCCAAGGGTGTGAGCTACGGCGCGCCCTGCGCCGCCGAAGTGGCCCTGGCCGAGGCCGTGGTCGCCGCCGTGCCCGGCATCGACATGGTGCGCATGGTCAACTCCGGCACCGAAGCCACCATGAGCGCCGTGCGTCTGGCCCGCGGCTATACCGGCAAGTCCATGATCGTGAAGTTCGAGGGCTGCTACCACGGCCACTCCGACGGCTTCCTGGCCGCCGCCGGCTCCGGTCTGGCCACCTTTTGCATCCCCGGCACCCCGGGCGTGCCGGCCGACACCGTGCGCCACACCCTGCTCGCTCCCTATAATGATCTGGACGCGGTCAAGGCCCTCTTTGCCGCCCGCCCGGACATCGCCGCCGTCATCGTCGAACCCGTGGCCGGCAACATGGGCCTTGTCCCCCCCGCACCCGGCTTCCTCGAGGGCCTTCGCGAACTGACCAGCGCCCACGGCGCGATCCTTATTTTCGACGAGGTCATCACCGGCTTCCGGCTGGCCTACGGCGGCGCCCAGAGCGTCTACGGCATCGACCCGGACCTCACCTGCCTGGGCAAGATCATCGGCGGCGGCCTGCCCGTCGGGGCCTACGGCGGCAAGCGCCATATCATGGAGCGCATCGCTCCCTGCGGCGACGTCTATCAGGCCGGCACGCTGTCGGGAAATCCGCTGGCCATGGCCGCCGGTCTGGCCACGCTTCAAAAGCTCAAAACCGCCGACTACGCCGGTCTGGCCGAACGCACCAAGGCCCTGGCCGAAGAAACGGCCGCCATCCTGCGCTCCAAGGGCGCGCCGGTGACGCTGACCCACATTGCCTCGCTCTTTACGCTCTTTTTCTGCGACGGCCCGGTCACCAACTTTGACGAGGCCAAAAAGGGCGACGCCGCCCGCTACGCCAGTTTCTATAACCAGATGCGCGAGGCCGGCGTCATCCTGGCCCCCTCGGCCTACGAATGCGCCTTCACCTCGTTTGCCCACTCCGAAGACGACTACGCCCGCACCCTCGACGCCGTGCGCGGGGTGAAGTTTTAGAAAGCGGCAAGAGAAACGGGGCGCTGCCCCAGGCCCCGCCGGGGGGGATCATCCCCCCCGGACCCCCTGAATAGGAAAAGGGGTTGGCGCGAACGGGGAAGAGGCAGGGTGCGGTGGTTCCGAAAAAGACTCCAGGGCATACGCCGCCGGCCAAGGCCGGCTTTACGCCGCCGCCCGCCCGGTTTGCCGCCTTCCAGCCCGACGCCCTGGAAATCCTGGCCGTGCCCACGCCGGTGCGTTACCGCGCCACCCTCTATCTGCTCCTGGCCTTTGTCCTTGCCGCCCTGCTCTTTGCCTGTCTGGCCCAGGTCGACCGCATCGTCATTGCCCCGGGCCGGCTCGTCTCGACCCAAAAAAACCTGACCGTCGCTCCCATGGAAACCGCCGTCGTGCGCGAGGTCTTCGTCTCGGCCGGCCAGACCGTGGCCAAGGGCGACGCCCTCATTGCCCTGGACCCCACCTTTGCCGAGGCCGGGCTGTCCGAGCGCGGCAAGGACCGGGCCGCCCTGGCCGCCAAGGTCTGGCGGCTGCACTGCGAGCTGACCAGCCAGTGCCAGCCGCCCCCGGAGCTGTCCCCGGCCGATCTGGCCCTGGAACGCGACGTCTACGAGGCCCGCCGCCGCGAGTTTGCCGCCAAGATCGAGACGCTGACCCAGAAGTTGCGGGAACTGTCCGCCAAGCTGGCCACCAACGCCGCCGAGGCCGCCAAGCACAAGAAGCAGATCGCCCTGGCCCGGGACCTGGAACGCATGTACGGCGACATCTACAACCAGGGAGCCAGTTCCAAGGTCGAATACATGAAGGCCCAAAGCAGCCGCATCGAGGCCGAGGGGATGCTGACGAAGCTGCAAAACGAAGCCCTGGAGCTGCGCGAGACCCTGGCCCGGTCCGAAGCGGAAAAACGCGATTTCACCGAGAACTGGAAGGCCGAAACGGCCAAGGACCTGTCCGCCGCCGCCCGGGAGTTGTCCGGGGCCGAGGAACGCGAACGCAAGGCCGAACGGCTGCGCGAACTGGTCGTTTTGCGCGCCCCCGAGGCCGGCACGGTCCTGGACGTGGCCGCCCGCTCGGCCGGGTCGGTGGCCCAGCAGGGCGAGACGCTTTTGACCATCGTGCCAAGCGGCGAGGACATCCTGGTCGAGGCCGAGGTGGCCGCCCAGGACATCGGCTTGGTGCGGCCCGGGGACACGGTGCGCGTCAAGTTCGAAGCCTTCCCCTACCAGCGCCACGGCGTGGCCGAGGCCAGACTGGCCACGATCAGCCCCGACGCCTTCGAGAAAAACACGTCCGAGGGCCAGCGCCTTTTCTACCGGGTGCGCGCCGCCCTGGGCGACGTGCATCTGACCGCCGTGCCGCCCGATTTCCGCCTGTTTCCCGGCATGACGCTTTCCGCCGAAATCAAGGTCGGCCAACGTCGGGTCATCACCTACCTGCTCTATCCGCTGCTCAAAACTTTTGACGAAAGCCTGCGCGAACCCTAGCCGCGCCGCGCTTTGTGGAGACTGCCATGACCGAGGAAGTGTTTGCCGACGGCATTTTGGGCATCGGCTACGGCAAGGGAGCCGTGCGCATCGATTTCTTCGGCCTGTCCGCCGATGCCGTGGACGCCAAGGGCCAGCCGGCCAAAGAGCGCCGCCAGCGCATCGTCATGACCACCGAAGGCTTTGTCGAAGCCTTCACCCTGCTCTCCGGGGTCATGGACAAGCTGCAAGCCCAGGGGGTGGTGCGCCGCCAGACCGCTGCCGCGCCCACGGCCCCGTCAGGCGCTGCCCCAACGGAGGGCGAGGCCAGCCCAAGTCCCAATTTTTAAGACGTATCGCTTCCCGTGTGCCGGTATGCCTTGACAGATAACCAGCCTTTGTTTGAAGCATGAGGCAATGACGACAGGAAGCAACGGGACCGGGAGGGGCAACGGCGGCATGGAAGAACGCAACATCACCATCTCCGAGCGGGTGCTTGGCCTGCTCCATCGCATGCCCGCCTTTGCCGGCCTGACCGACGCCCAGATCACGGCGCTTTTCGCCGACAAGGGCCTGCGTTACCGCGAATACCGCAACGGCGAAACCATCATCCGGGAAGGCGACCACGACTGCTGGGTCTATTACCTCATTTCCGGCCAGGTCCGCGTCCTGGCCCAGGAGGCCGAGGTAGCCCTGCTGACCACCTACGGCGAAATTTTCGGCGAGATGGGTCCGCTGCGCGGCCGGCCGCGCAATGCCTCGGTGGTGGCCCATTCCCCTGTCGTCTGCTTTGCCATCGACCTCTCCATCCTGGACCGTATGCCTCCGGGCGAACGGAAGCAGGCCAGCCGGCTGTTTGAGGAAGTCATCAGCGACGTGGTCCACGACCGCCTGTCGCGGGCCAACCTCGACGCCGCCGCCCTGCGCCGCGATCTGGCCATGGCCGACGCAGCCCTGACCGGCGTCCGCGCCCGGGTGCGCGACCTCGAACGCCGCGTCGTGACCCTGACCCGCGAAAACCAGGACCTGCGCCGCCAGTGCGGGAAAGAGCTGCGAGAGGAAGCATAAGGAAAATCAGGGCGCTGCCTCTCCGGCAGGGCGCTGCCCTGCACCCGCCGGGGGGGATGATCCCCCCCGGACCCCCTCAATGGGGGGGGGAGATGGTCGGGCTTCCGTCACTCTTGTGGCGGGCGGGACTGAGGTTGTCGGGCGAGAGTCGGTGCGCGGGAGGAAAGACTGATATGACTGGTGTCTTTGCCCCGGCCTGGCTGACCGAACACAATTCCTACCGCGTGGTCGCCTGGGCCGAAGCCGTGGCCTTTCCGAAAACAGCAGACGAATTGATTGCAGTATTGCAGGAGTCTGTTGGAGAGCGAACCGTCCTGCTCGGCCACGGCTGCAACGTCATACTCTCCCGAAATCATTACGATGCATCGGTGCGTTTTGTGAGCACCCGACACGTTGCCACCCCTGTTGACGTTGCGGATGGTCTTGTCAAGGCCGCCGCCGGCACACGGTTGCGCGACGTCTGCCGGATCGCCGCCAAAGCCGGGCTGTCCGGCCTCGAACACTTGTGGGACATCCCCGGCAGCCTCGGCGGCGCGGCGTACATGAACGCCGGGGCCTACGGCGCGTCGCTCTACGACGTGGTGGAGTCGGTGGAAGTCTTTTGGCCCGGCCCGAGCGCGGGTATGGTCTTTTCGCGGCAGCAATGCCGCCCGTCCTACAGGATGACGGCCTTCCAGGGCACGGACGCGGTGATTTTGAGCGTCACCCTGCGCCTGTCCCCGGCCGATCCGGCCGCAATTCTGCGTGAAATGGGCCGCATCGGTAAACTGCGCCGCAGCAAGCTCCCCTACAATCTCCCCAGCGCCGGCAGCGTCTTTCGCCGCCCCGAAGGCGCGCCCCCGGTCGGCCAGATCATGGAAGAAGCGGGATTAAAGGGATTTACCATCGGCGGCGCGCAAATCTCCCCCCGCCACGCCGGCATCATCGTCAACGCCGGCGGCGCGACCGGGAGTGATATTCTGGCCGTCATTGAAGAAATGCGGCAGGCGGCGCGGGAGCGCTATGGCGTGGAGTTGGTGTTGGAGCAGGTGGTGGTTTAGATTATTTCAATCTATATTTGTAGACAAAATTGCCGTTTAATGGCTCGCTAAAGATTTATATTTGCAAAATAAATCACAATCCACAATTTTACTCAACAAATATTTACTTTGCCCGGAACTCGGGCCCGCAGTCTCAAAAAAATACTCACTAGTGTTTTTTGTGTACATAGATTTTTTAGTGTATTTTAATTCAAAATTAAAACGCTTTAAAATAGGCCTAAACCTATCAACTTGCTTTTCTGAAACAGAAATAGACACCGGAGAGAAACCCAACAGAGACAGAGAATTCTGAACAAGTACATTCCCAAATCCGTTTCGCAAAAAGTCTTTATTAATTTTTACTGTGCATATTTTGCATTCATCAAAGCTATGTTTCAATATTGTTACTCCAGCAACTTTCTGGCGACACATAAATATCAAAAAACTTCTCTGAGCAGAAAAAAGCCCCGGCACGACCTTACTACGGAACCACCAAGACGCTTCAGGATAATCTTGATCGATACCAGAAAGATTATTCCCGACTAAAACAGAAAAATCTTGCAACTGTTTCCCATTGCAAGTTAACGCGCTAACGAACAGCAACCTTTCCATATCACGCCTCTTTTGCCTTAACTAAGGATTAATTGGCGTAGACGCAAGCGATTTGTCATCGCTACTCTTTCCGCTATGGCTCTGACTCACGCTCGGCACGGACAAAACCCCTAGTCTCTGTAAATCTGCCCCTTGAGAACGCTGAGTATCCTGCTTCACACATGACGGGAGCAGAGAGGCAAAGTAGGACGCAAGAATCCCTAAAACCATTGTGAATATCGTTACTTGTAAAATTTTCACCCAATCTAAATGTTCGCTTTTAATTTTTGCAAACATAGAAAAATCATTCATCCACCCAGCTTCATTTTTCGCCACCTTCCTCCACTGGTAGGCTATGACCAAGCTATCATCCCTCATCTCTTTAATATTCGGGCAATAATCAATCCACAAATCTTTTTCCAAAATACGCGCATTTTCTTGTACATTCTTGGAGAGGATAAGTTCTTCAGTCGAATTGCACATTAAAAAAAACTGGACTGTTGAGATTTCAACTTGGCAGCCCTCCGGAATTTCTTCAACTAGGGAGGGAGACAGTGTCCTGACCTGATTTACTCTGAAATCAAACAACTCGATGGACGATGTCCAGTTCTGCCATTTAGAACTCGCAAGCTTATCTTGATGGAAACAAGTACACACAGCTTTACCCGTCAGTCTGAATCGTACATATATTTTATCAGCATCCTTCTTACCGTTTGCATGGGCCGACGGGATTTTTATTGATATCCGTGAACCGCCAAATACATTATTCACAACAGAAACATTGTTTTCAACATCTATATTATATATGTAAAAATTACCACTGGCTTTTGTCACAAATCCAAATTTAGTACGTGGCTCTACATTGACAGCGAGGCGCTCATTAAAAACGGCCTCACAAACTTTCCAATTTCGCTTAGACAACGAGGAAAATAGGTCTACAAAATCTTCTTTTGCAAAACCGACATCCGGGACATAAAGGTTGAGTACTTGAGGTGCATGGACGTCATTATAAAGTATTCCAAAATCAATACAAGAACACTGCCCTTTGTCACCAGCCAACTTCCACACGTTAACGTGTAATTCAACTGGATTCAGCGGACACTCTTTAGTCCCCGCACTATCAAACCAAAAAGCGAAATCTAAC encodes:
- a CDS encoding CBS domain-containing protein; amino-acid sequence: MFVADLMTSQLRCLKETDCLADALAAMQELFIRHVPVVDDEGRLSGLVTQRDLLSLEHKKDPGTPLREIMRTDVATVTPDTALRTAAESMIFNKYGCLPVVSDGELVGIITETDFLKLAIFPIAPRRAG
- a CDS encoding SpoIIE family protein phosphatase; the encoded protein is MRLRWKFFLVLLAFSLAPMVVLTGFNRNHVEKLGRAIANEGRAVMEDVVKNELRQTAEDFSLIIRRSKSALDFSLAMAAAEAERILYAPPLAQAPAAADASRPGLYLPTGARPNVDRIGRLAALAPTITLLREELGDIVLFAAVALEDGTYVTFPGRSSLPADYDPRQRPWYQAAKAAFNPRKPGSPGVIWNDPAVDAATGKLTLTLSRPLIAPGGTFAGVASLDVPLDRMLQEQEIASQWSEAMRAFLVAPVHDPKTGKASLYVWARQSGDDHGRDWKSAVNFESLTSSDTTAFAALLASLEHSRSGVADLPYGDEPSFWAFARLLQDASLVIIVPKSMLTPLADQTGREILAATNQIVRLSGGAMAVVLLAVALAAFFSTRTFIRPLMTMIDAWKRLGSGDFTVRLDERLGDERQSLIDAFNETVPVLADHVRLQRSMELAQEVQQNLLPAAPPEIPGLDVAGVSLSCDETGGDYFDYRAVFRDGSISLDTAVGDVTGHGVPSALLMATARALLLATEDSETPSGRVRRANRLLCRDVADSGRFMTLLALEIRPDAGEACYVRAGHDPALLYDPGRDAFQEWPGAGLPLGIEPEYAYAEYVMPFATPGLVLVLGTDGIWEARNAAGEMYGKVRFREAIRRAAGLSAAGVVAAVLADLAAFRGDRRSEDDVTLVVVIKT
- a CDS encoding 3D domain-containing protein, with protein sequence MRVITIILAVFFLTATAEASKHKKVSLRNISSKNRIAATVTAYTPSPRENGGPGTKSGTAIGTRIRPGIVAVSRDLLRSGWSFGDKVHIEGLGVFTIEDTMHQRYRHSIDVAVPNMAAAEKIGKRRDIVVTLLETDSRPGI
- a CDS encoding VOC family protein produces the protein MTITRATPVLMVDDVGRAVAFYCDILGFAFVVGVLESSRETVAVWPAPGPLAFALVECGQARFMFETRAALAGELPRFAETKIGGSLILYLDCDDLDALYARLSERTPFLKAPHKTFYGTRECSFQDPNGYVLTFAEAVAQTTTPPETPA
- the hemL gene encoding glutamate-1-semialdehyde 2,1-aminomutase — translated: MTLSADLFAKAQTLIPGGVNSPVRACRSVGCDPLFIASAAGSKMTTVEGREMIDYVMSWGPMLLGHCDPDVTAAIFAAVPKGVSYGAPCAAEVALAEAVVAAVPGIDMVRMVNSGTEATMSAVRLARGYTGKSMIVKFEGCYHGHSDGFLAAAGSGLATFCIPGTPGVPADTVRHTLLAPYNDLDAVKALFAARPDIAAVIVEPVAGNMGLVPPAPGFLEGLRELTSAHGAILIFDEVITGFRLAYGGAQSVYGIDPDLTCLGKIIGGGLPVGAYGGKRHIMERIAPCGDVYQAGTLSGNPLAMAAGLATLQKLKTADYAGLAERTKALAEETAAILRSKGAPVTLTHIASLFTLFFCDGPVTNFDEAKKGDAARYASFYNQMREAGVILAPSAYECAFTSFAHSEDDYARTLDAVRGVKF
- a CDS encoding HlyD family type I secretion periplasmic adaptor subunit, which gives rise to MVPKKTPGHTPPAKAGFTPPPARFAAFQPDALEILAVPTPVRYRATLYLLLAFVLAALLFACLAQVDRIVIAPGRLVSTQKNLTVAPMETAVVREVFVSAGQTVAKGDALIALDPTFAEAGLSERGKDRAALAAKVWRLHCELTSQCQPPPELSPADLALERDVYEARRREFAAKIETLTQKLRELSAKLATNAAEAAKHKKQIALARDLERMYGDIYNQGASSKVEYMKAQSSRIEAEGMLTKLQNEALELRETLARSEAEKRDFTENWKAETAKDLSAAARELSGAEERERKAERLRELVVLRAPEAGTVLDVAARSAGSVAQQGETLLTIVPSGEDILVEAEVAAQDIGLVRPGDTVRVKFEAFPYQRHGVAEARLATISPDAFEKNTSEGQRLFYRVRAALGDVHLTAVPPDFRLFPGMTLSAEIKVGQRRVITYLLYPLLKTFDESLREP
- a CDS encoding cyclic nucleotide-binding domain-containing protein, with product MEERNITISERVLGLLHRMPAFAGLTDAQITALFADKGLRYREYRNGETIIREGDHDCWVYYLISGQVRVLAQEAEVALLTTYGEIFGEMGPLRGRPRNASVVAHSPVVCFAIDLSILDRMPPGERKQASRLFEEVISDVVHDRLSRANLDAAALRRDLAMADAALTGVRARVRDLERRVVTLTRENQDLRRQCGKELREEA
- the murB gene encoding UDP-N-acetylmuramate dehydrogenase; its protein translation is MTGVFAPAWLTEHNSYRVVAWAEAVAFPKTADELIAVLQESVGERTVLLGHGCNVILSRNHYDASVRFVSTRHVATPVDVADGLVKAAAGTRLRDVCRIAAKAGLSGLEHLWDIPGSLGGAAYMNAGAYGASLYDVVESVEVFWPGPSAGMVFSRQQCRPSYRMTAFQGTDAVILSVTLRLSPADPAAILREMGRIGKLRRSKLPYNLPSAGSVFRRPEGAPPVGQIMEEAGLKGFTIGGAQISPRHAGIIVNAGGATGSDILAVIEEMRQAARERYGVELVLEQVVV